From a single Bacillus gobiensis genomic region:
- a CDS encoding D-2-hydroxyacid dehydrogenase encodes MSRRKIVFVRAMESESIQKVKEIAPDWEVISGKEQSDWENDIKEAEIIVGWRKGLDELCLTPDSKLRWLQSWSAGINYLPLEKLAEKNVNLTNASGVHAYPISETIFALMLSLTRKIHTYIRNQASKTWDEADIKLEIHHKTIGIIGIGAIGKETAKIAKAFNMTVLGVRNSNKPEEYVDEMYTTDELHSVLPRCDYVVVTLPLTADTHHLFSYEQFKQMKPSAFFINIGRGELANEKELIQALQDQQIAGAGLDVFSTEPLEENNPLWDMANVIITPHTAGLTEFYEKRVVEDIFLPNLTAYLDGDTPHVNLIDYAKGY; translated from the coding sequence ATGTCAAGAAGGAAAATTGTATTTGTTCGTGCAATGGAGTCAGAGTCTATTCAAAAGGTAAAAGAAATTGCTCCTGATTGGGAGGTCATTTCCGGTAAAGAGCAGTCAGATTGGGAGAATGATATAAAAGAAGCAGAAATTATTGTCGGCTGGAGAAAAGGGTTAGATGAATTATGCCTTACGCCTGATTCAAAGCTTCGTTGGCTGCAAAGCTGGAGTGCGGGGATCAATTATTTGCCGTTAGAAAAATTAGCCGAGAAAAACGTGAACTTAACAAACGCCAGCGGAGTGCATGCTTATCCAATTTCCGAGACGATTTTCGCCTTAATGCTTTCGTTAACGAGAAAGATACATACGTATATTCGAAATCAAGCTTCAAAAACATGGGATGAGGCAGATATAAAGCTTGAAATCCATCACAAGACGATAGGGATCATTGGAATCGGAGCGATTGGAAAAGAGACAGCAAAAATTGCAAAAGCGTTCAATATGACAGTCCTTGGAGTACGAAACTCGAACAAGCCTGAAGAATATGTGGATGAAATGTATACGACAGACGAGTTGCATTCTGTGCTTCCGCGTTGTGATTACGTTGTCGTTACACTGCCGTTAACAGCAGATACGCATCACCTTTTCAGCTATGAGCAATTTAAGCAAATGAAGCCTTCTGCATTCTTTATTAATATCGGCAGAGGAGAATTAGCGAATGAAAAAGAATTGATCCAAGCGCTGCAGGATCAGCAAATTGCCGGAGCGGGTCTCGATGTTTTTAGTACAGAACCGTTGGAAGAAAACAACCCTTTGTGGGACATGGCAAATGTCATCATTACTCCACATACTGCAGGTTTAACAGAGTTTTATGAAAAACGGGTCGTCGAGGACATTTTTCTTCCGAATTTAACGGCCTATCTTGACGGAGACACACCACATGTTAATTTGATTGATTACGCAAAGGGTTATTAA
- a CDS encoding APC family permease, whose translation MSNNQGKFKKTISLLDLILIGLGAIFGSAWLFAVSNVASKAGPVGSFSWIIGGIIILLIGLVYAELGAAIPRTGGILRYPVYSHGHLVGYLISVITIVAYTSLISIEVTAVRQYIAFWFPNLTVPGSESPTILGWFVQFAMLCLFFLLNYWSVKTFAKSNIFISIFKYIVPVTIVIVLIFHFKSANFTAGGFAPFGVEGIQAAISTGGVMFAYLGLHPIVSVASEVKNPQRNIPIALIICIILATSIYALLQVLFIGSIPTDMISGGWEGIQDEFSLPFKDIAVILGLGWIATLVVLDAIVSPGASGNIFMNTTSRLVYAWSRTGTLFNVFSKVDKKTGIPRASLWLSFGLSVFWTLPFPSWSALVNVCSVALILSYAVAPISSAAFKVNAKDLEKPFKLTGMSVIGPLSFIFATYIVYWSGWNTISWLLGAQIVMFIIYLIFNKYVPKKEVSLAQQIKSAMWILVYYVMMMIISYLGTFGGGIGVLSNPLDLFVIAVGSLAIYYWAKYSGLPKAIIDKEHSNEDDEVK comes from the coding sequence ATGTCTAACAATCAAGGGAAATTTAAAAAAACAATATCTTTACTAGATCTTATACTGATCGGACTAGGAGCTATTTTTGGATCAGCTTGGCTGTTTGCTGTCAGTAATGTGGCTTCAAAAGCAGGTCCTGTAGGAAGTTTCTCATGGATCATCGGAGGTATCATCATTCTTCTGATTGGATTGGTTTATGCAGAACTTGGAGCTGCAATCCCCCGTACAGGAGGCATTTTACGTTATCCTGTTTATTCTCATGGCCACTTAGTCGGTTATTTAATCTCAGTGATCACCATTGTGGCATACACGAGTCTGATTTCAATTGAAGTAACTGCAGTACGCCAATACATAGCATTTTGGTTTCCTAATTTAACGGTACCAGGATCAGAATCACCTACCATATTAGGGTGGTTTGTACAGTTTGCTATGCTTTGCTTGTTTTTTCTCTTAAACTACTGGAGTGTAAAAACATTCGCAAAATCAAATATATTTATATCCATTTTTAAGTATATTGTACCAGTTACCATTGTCATTGTGCTGATCTTTCATTTTAAATCTGCCAATTTTACAGCAGGAGGCTTTGCTCCTTTTGGAGTTGAGGGCATTCAGGCTGCCATTTCAACTGGCGGGGTGATGTTTGCCTATCTAGGACTTCATCCTATCGTTTCTGTTGCAAGTGAAGTGAAAAATCCGCAGAGAAATATTCCGATCGCATTGATTATATGCATAATTCTTGCAACATCTATTTATGCGTTGCTTCAAGTATTGTTTATCGGAAGTATACCAACAGATATGATTTCAGGCGGTTGGGAAGGCATCCAGGATGAGTTTTCATTGCCATTCAAAGACATTGCTGTAATACTCGGCCTCGGGTGGATAGCTACACTCGTTGTATTAGATGCTATTGTATCCCCGGGAGCAAGCGGGAATATTTTTATGAATACGACTTCCCGTTTAGTTTATGCATGGTCTCGTACCGGAACTCTTTTTAACGTTTTTTCAAAAGTTGATAAGAAAACCGGTATCCCTCGTGCCTCACTATGGCTATCATTTGGATTATCTGTTTTCTGGACACTCCCATTTCCTTCATGGAGTGCGCTAGTTAACGTTTGTTCAGTTGCTCTCATTCTTTCGTATGCAGTAGCGCCAATCTCTTCTGCTGCCTTTAAGGTAAATGCAAAAGATCTTGAGAAACCATTCAAGCTGACTGGTATGAGCGTGATAGGACCACTTTCATTTATTTTTGCGACCTATATTGTGTATTGGTCAGGGTGGAATACCATCTCATGGCTTTTAGGGGCACAAATTGTCATGTTTATCATCTATCTCATATTTAATAAGTATGTACCAAAGAAAGAAGTAAGCCTTGCACAACAGATTAAGTCTGCAATGTGGATTTTGGTCTACTATGTCATGATGATGATTATCTCATATTTAGGCACCTTTGGTGGAGGAATTGGGGTACTGAGCAATCCATTGGATCTTTTCGTTATTGCTGTAGGCTCATTAGCGATATACTACTGGGCTAAGTATTCCGGATTGCCTAAAGCAATTATTGACAAAGAACATTCCAACGAAGATGATGAAGTCAAATAA
- a CDS encoding shikimate kinase codes for MKIHIIGSVGSGKSTLARRLSHKYGVPYFELDNVVWKRTNKGDIRNSPEVRDEKFRNIIAMDSWIVEGVHHSWVLEGFKKAELIIFLDTRVWKRNYRIAKRFFVQKLGFEKGNYKQTVLILGKMYKWNYHFENSSKPEILSILQQFKEKLLVVSDNDKIEEIDFTIGKQKQKWS; via the coding sequence ATGAAAATACATATTATAGGTTCTGTAGGGAGTGGCAAATCAACTCTTGCCCGAAGATTATCACATAAATATGGTGTGCCGTACTTCGAATTAGATAATGTTGTATGGAAACGAACGAATAAAGGAGACATTAGAAACTCTCCTGAGGTTAGAGATGAAAAATTTCGCAACATTATTGCGATGGATTCGTGGATTGTTGAGGGCGTGCACCATTCGTGGGTGTTAGAAGGATTTAAAAAGGCAGAGCTTATTATTTTCCTTGATACGCGAGTGTGGAAAAGAAATTATCGAATCGCAAAGCGCTTTTTTGTCCAAAAACTGGGCTTTGAAAAAGGGAACTACAAGCAGACAGTTCTCATTCTCGGAAAAATGTACAAGTGGAATTATCATTTTGAGAATTCAAGTAAACCCGAAATTCTGTCCATACTGCAACAATTTAAGGAGAAATTATTAGTAGTTAGCGATAATGATAAAATTGAAGAAATCGATTTTACCATTGGAAAGCAAAAACAGAAATGGTCATAA
- a CDS encoding M20/M25/M40 family metallo-hydrolase encodes MSKTLEALRNYTKEIVPASLEILKNYLRLQSVSAQHKDIPETVKFVAEAIEEAAGETQILDDLGGNPVVYGFFAAGKDGDATKTLLFYNHYDVQPPEPLDEWNTDAFEPTVVDGKLFARGAADNKGDLIARLTAIKVLNEVEGGLPCNIKFLIEGEEEIGSPNLIPYIVKYKELFQADACIWEFGGKDEKDRISMVAGIKGMAYMELTSVGADIDMHSSVGAYVDNAAWRLVQALATMKNKQNEILVEGFFDGIDKPKEAEKQAVQAMPFNEEAISELYGLKRPLITAAKGEDPREAMVFQPTMTICGLESGYTGEGAKTVLPKSAKVKLDCRLVPGQDPDHILQCIEKHLETHGFHDITVSLLNGQKAYRSDFSHPFIAHVMQTAKDAYQKETILAPNSAGTGPMYIFGKELQFPIVSTGVGWAGSKAHAPNESIRLQDFEQGVVHMAYMLSGLPAALQTSENMKVK; translated from the coding sequence GTGAGTAAGACACTTGAAGCTTTGCGAAACTATACAAAAGAAATTGTCCCTGCTTCACTTGAGATCTTAAAAAACTATTTGAGGCTTCAGAGCGTTTCAGCCCAGCACAAAGACATTCCCGAAACAGTGAAGTTTGTCGCAGAGGCGATTGAAGAAGCTGCAGGGGAAACACAAATATTAGATGATCTCGGCGGAAATCCGGTCGTTTATGGATTTTTTGCAGCGGGGAAAGATGGGGATGCTACGAAAACATTGCTCTTCTATAATCACTACGACGTTCAGCCGCCAGAACCGCTCGATGAATGGAATACGGATGCATTTGAGCCAACCGTTGTAGACGGAAAGTTATTTGCACGTGGAGCCGCAGATAACAAAGGAGATTTGATCGCTCGCCTGACAGCGATTAAGGTGCTTAACGAAGTAGAGGGCGGATTGCCCTGCAATATTAAATTTTTGATCGAAGGCGAAGAGGAAATCGGCAGCCCCAATCTGATTCCTTACATAGTGAAATATAAGGAGCTTTTTCAGGCGGATGCCTGCATTTGGGAATTCGGCGGGAAGGACGAGAAAGACAGAATTAGCATGGTCGCCGGAATTAAAGGTATGGCCTATATGGAACTGACGTCCGTTGGTGCAGACATTGACATGCATTCTTCTGTCGGAGCTTATGTTGATAATGCGGCATGGAGGTTAGTTCAAGCTCTGGCCACAATGAAAAATAAACAAAATGAAATTTTAGTCGAAGGATTTTTTGACGGAATCGATAAGCCAAAAGAAGCTGAAAAACAAGCTGTGCAGGCCATGCCATTTAATGAAGAGGCCATAAGTGAGCTGTACGGATTAAAACGTCCGCTCATTACTGCAGCAAAAGGTGAGGATCCGAGAGAAGCAATGGTGTTTCAGCCGACGATGACGATTTGCGGCCTGGAAAGCGGCTATACCGGCGAAGGCGCAAAAACCGTCCTGCCGAAAAGCGCCAAAGTTAAGCTTGATTGCAGACTAGTCCCCGGCCAAGACCCGGATCATATATTGCAATGCATCGAAAAGCACTTGGAGACGCATGGCTTCCATGATATTACGGTATCTTTGTTAAACGGCCAAAAAGCATACCGATCTGATTTCAGCCACCCGTTTATTGCCCACGTCATGCAAACAGCAAAAGATGCCTATCAAAAAGAAACCATCCTGGCCCCAAACTCTGCGGGAACAGGTCCCATGTATATTTTCGGAAAAGAGCTTCAGTTTCCGATTGTCAGCACCGGAGTCGGCTGGGCAGGATCGAAGGCACATGCCCCCAATGAATCCATTCGCCTCCAAGATTTCGAACAGGGAGTTGTCCATATGGCGTATATGCTGTCAGGGTTACCTGCAGCTTTGCAGACTTCAGAAAATATGAAAGTTAAATAG